In the genome of Acidimicrobiia bacterium, one region contains:
- a CDS encoding sugar transferase, translated as MARRRLASAVLLDVLGLLLALEVASLTVFSHPLPWVARTQAWPMLWSIAFGAAAGLFLAFRPGAASVRRPSYGRALTMSTVMLAVTSVTLVFSRVFWSRRYVLVTTLAWLGIGLVQRFLRRMRPWTEPLVVITDEKLLVEDLLASPHADVVAVLPASGRPPVDLVRPGTTIAVDLRSVLSDGMARFVSSCNLAGYPMRSLVSAYEDHTGKLPIVHIQEGWEITVPLEDRSSYVRVKRVLDTALTVVVSPVALVLGVLIAAAIAIDSRGPVVFRQSRVGRNGRAFTLYKFRTMRSEPDREARFAALDDGRLTRVGRLLRRLRLDELPQLWNVLKGDLSLVGPRPEQGAFAQVFASTIPFYSQRHLVRPGITGWAQVNFGYADSEADTVEKLSYDLYYVKHLSLWLDLEILGRSIWTVLSASGR; from the coding sequence ATGGCCCGCCGAAGGCTGGCGAGTGCGGTGCTGCTCGACGTCCTCGGGCTGCTGCTCGCCCTCGAGGTCGCCTCCCTGACGGTGTTCAGCCACCCGCTGCCCTGGGTGGCCCGAACTCAGGCCTGGCCGATGTTGTGGTCGATCGCCTTCGGCGCTGCCGCCGGTCTCTTCCTCGCCTTCCGGCCAGGAGCGGCCTCGGTCAGGCGTCCCTCGTACGGGCGCGCCCTCACCATGTCGACGGTGATGCTGGCGGTGACCTCGGTGACCCTGGTGTTCTCCCGCGTGTTCTGGTCCCGCCGCTACGTCCTGGTGACCACGCTCGCCTGGTTGGGGATCGGTCTGGTGCAGCGGTTCCTGCGCAGGATGCGACCGTGGACGGAGCCACTCGTGGTGATAACCGACGAGAAGCTGCTGGTGGAAGACCTGCTGGCATCGCCCCACGCCGACGTGGTCGCCGTGCTCCCCGCCTCCGGCCGGCCTCCGGTCGATCTGGTCCGCCCGGGGACGACGATCGCCGTGGACCTGCGGTCCGTCCTCAGCGACGGGATGGCGCGCTTCGTCTCCTCGTGCAACCTGGCCGGATACCCGATGCGATCGCTGGTGTCGGCGTACGAGGACCACACCGGAAAGCTCCCCATCGTCCACATCCAGGAGGGATGGGAGATCACGGTCCCGCTCGAGGACCGTTCGTCGTATGTGCGGGTGAAGCGGGTGCTGGACACCGCTCTCACCGTGGTGGTGTCCCCGGTGGCCTTGGTGTTGGGAGTGTTGATCGCGGCGGCGATCGCCATCGACTCGAGGGGCCCCGTGGTGTTCCGGCAGAGCCGGGTGGGACGAAACGGCCGTGCCTTCACCCTGTACAAGTTCCGCACGATGCGATCCGAGCCGGACCGCGAGGCTCGCTTCGCCGCGCTCGACGACGGCCGGCTCACCCGCGTCGGCCGGCTGCTGAGGCGTCTGCGACTCGACGAGCTGCCCCAGTTGTGGAACGTGCTCAAGGGCGATCTCAGCCTGGTCGGTCCCCGGCCGGAGCAGGGAGCTTTCGCCCAGGTGTTCGCCTCCACGATCCCGTTCTACTCGCAGCGGCACCTGGTACGCCCGGGAATCACCGGATGGGCGCAGGTCAACTTCGGATACGCCGACAGCGAGGCCGACACGGTGGAGAAGCTGTCCTACGACCTGTACTACGTGAAGCACCTGTCGTTGTGGCTCGACCTGGAGATCTTGGGGCGGTCGATCTGGACCGTCCTATCCGCATCGGGTCGCTGA
- a CDS encoding leucyl aminopeptidase, with translation MIEFVTGEIGGEADAIVVGVGSDRSFDDAAAWVMERLPWLGSHLDDAEFTGKAGQSVSVPGGGSIPYRRVVMVGLGDPSDIEQVRRAAGVAAGKCSRMETVATSLHTANGSGSAEAVGLGFVLGAYTFDRHKTEKKPSRIARVVLLGASDDDLSATATGAVIGDAVCLARDLVNEPAMGKSPEALAAIAGEIAAAQGLGVRVFDEHQIEAEGFGGLRGVSLGAANPPRMVELTYAPEGAKGFLALVGKGIVFDSGGLSIKPSDGMETMKTDMSGAAAVFAAMKAIAALGLPVKVVGITPLTENMPSGSALRPGDVLRIRNGKTIEVLNTDAEGRLVLADGLSLAVEHGPDLIVDLATLTGAIGVALGNKIAGLFGSDGATEQVAAAAAAAGERVWRMPLPDDYRKNIDSDVADMKNTGPRQGGAINAAILLKEFVGDVPWAHLDIAGTARSTEAEHYLPKGGTGFGVRTIVELARRMA, from the coding sequence ATGATCGAGTTCGTCACCGGAGAGATCGGAGGCGAGGCGGATGCCATAGTCGTCGGAGTGGGATCGGATCGATCCTTCGACGACGCCGCCGCCTGGGTGATGGAGCGACTCCCGTGGCTGGGCTCCCACCTCGACGACGCCGAGTTCACCGGGAAGGCGGGGCAGTCGGTCTCGGTGCCCGGTGGCGGGTCGATCCCGTACCGGCGGGTGGTCATGGTCGGCCTGGGCGACCCATCCGACATCGAGCAGGTCCGGCGGGCCGCCGGCGTCGCTGCAGGCAAGTGCAGCCGGATGGAGACGGTGGCCACCAGCCTGCACACCGCCAACGGCTCGGGATCGGCCGAGGCGGTGGGTCTCGGCTTCGTGCTCGGCGCCTACACCTTCGACCGGCACAAGACCGAGAAGAAGCCGTCGCGTATCGCCCGGGTGGTGTTGCTCGGGGCCTCGGATGACGACCTGTCCGCCACGGCAACCGGCGCCGTGATCGGCGACGCCGTGTGCCTGGCGCGGGACCTGGTGAACGAGCCGGCGATGGGGAAGTCGCCCGAGGCACTGGCGGCGATCGCCGGCGAGATCGCCGCAGCCCAGGGTCTCGGGGTGAGGGTCTTCGACGAGCACCAGATCGAGGCCGAAGGATTCGGGGGCCTGCGCGGGGTATCGCTCGGCGCCGCCAACCCGCCTCGGATGGTGGAGCTCACCTACGCCCCCGAGGGAGCGAAGGGCTTCCTGGCGCTGGTGGGCAAGGGCATCGTCTTCGACTCGGGCGGGCTTTCCATCAAGCCGTCGGATGGCATGGAGACCATGAAGACCGACATGTCGGGGGCGGCCGCCGTGTTCGCCGCCATGAAGGCGATAGCCGCCTTGGGTCTGCCGGTGAAGGTGGTGGGCATCACTCCGCTCACCGAGAACATGCCCAGCGGTTCTGCGCTGCGCCCGGGCGACGTGCTGCGGATCCGCAATGGAAAGACCATTGAGGTGCTCAACACCGACGCCGAGGGGAGGCTGGTACTCGCCGACGGCCTCTCCCTCGCCGTCGAGCACGGCCCCGACCTGATCGTCGACCTGGCGACGTTGACCGGGGCCATCGGCGTCGCCCTGGGCAACAAGATCGCCGGGCTCTTCGGCAGCGACGGCGCCACCGAGCAGGTGGCGGCGGCGGCCGCGGCCGCCGGCGAGCGGGTGTGGCGGATGCCGCTGCCCGACGACTACCGCAAGAACATCGACTCCGACGTGGCCGACATGAAGAACACCGGACCGCGCCAGGGTGGTGCCATCAACGCCGCCATCCTCCTCAAGGAGTTCGTCGGCGACGTGCCCTGGGCCCACCTCGACATCGCCGGCACCGCCAGGTCCACCGAGGCGGAGCACTACCTCCCCAAGGGCGGCACCGGTTTCGGGGTGCGCACCATCGTCGAGCTGGCGCGGCGCATGGCGTGA
- a CDS encoding cob(I)yrinic acid a,c-diamide adenosyltransferase codes for MKIYTRRGDDGSTGLFHGGRVAKDDTGPEAYGTVDEAVSAIGIARAAADPDLAQDLLAVQRDLFVVAAELATAPAKRDRLQAGSTLVTTEMVAALESQIDAIEAAGGLPNEFVVPGGDPVAAAIDLARTIVRRAERRAVTHTAAAGIEGSLVVPYLNRLADYLYALARASEGTWTPTKTEEDR; via the coding sequence GTGAAGATCTACACCCGCCGCGGCGACGACGGCTCCACAGGCTTGTTCCACGGGGGACGGGTCGCCAAGGACGACACCGGGCCCGAGGCGTACGGCACCGTCGACGAGGCGGTCTCCGCCATCGGGATCGCCCGGGCCGCCGCCGACCCCGACCTGGCGCAGGACCTGCTCGCAGTGCAGCGCGACCTCTTCGTGGTCGCCGCCGAGTTGGCGACCGCACCAGCCAAGCGGGACCGGCTGCAGGCCGGCTCCACTCTGGTCACCACCGAGATGGTGGCCGCCCTCGAGTCGCAGATCGACGCCATCGAGGCCGCAGGGGGCCTGCCCAACGAGTTCGTGGTGCCTGGCGGCGACCCGGTTGCGGCGGCGATCGACCTGGCGAGGACGATCGTGCGGCGGGCGGAGCGGCGTGCCGTGACCCACACGGCCGCCGCCGGCATCGAGGGATCTCTGGTGGTTCCGTACCTGAACCGCCTCGCCGACTACCTGTACGCACTGGCACGCGCCTCCGAGGGCACGTGGACGCCGACCAAGACCGAGGAGGATCGATGA